The genomic window CGATCGACATGTTTGCCTGCCGTTCAACGCCTGCGCCCCGGAAGCCGTGACCAATAACAGCTTCTCACGGCTGCTGGCAAAGCAATTGCACCGGCCCTGCCTGATGCGTACACCGGGCTGGGCACTGAAGCTGATGTTCGGTGAGATGGCAGAAGAGTTGCTACTGGCGAGCGGCCGGATGGAACCGCGCACCGCACTGGATACCGGTTATACCTTCCGCTTTCCCACCCTCGAAGCGGCCCTCGCCGACCTGCTGGACAACCGCCAGCCTCGCAAGGCTCAGGCCTGAATCATCACAATGCCGGCCTTGCCGGCGAGAGTCAGGCTGCCTCTTCGCTGGTCTCCAGAGCCTCCATCAGGTAACGGCGACCAGATTCCCCCACCACCGGTTCGGCACTGCACTCCATTGGGGCAGAGCCCACCCAATGGGCATGCCAGCGGTACCAGCTGGGGTTGCCGGCCTCAAGTCGCAGCTCGATGAAGTCTGTCTCAGCCGGATCGATACGAAACTCCCGCACGATCTGCCCGGCAAAGGTCTCGAAGTTCTTCCGTACCAGAATGCCCGCTTCGCTGCCGGCGGTGAGAAAGACCAGCTCGCGGCCATCGCGACGTACGCGGCGGAAACCGATCTGCACCAGACGATTCAGGCGGTTGTGAAGCTGAAGGGGAGAGAAAGACGCTGGAAATCCGGTCATCTCAGCGGTACCTCTTTTATTCTTATGGTTGCTATCCACAGCCACTGCTCCATAGATTTTTCACTACTTGGCGCCACCGTGGGCTTAACATCGTAGGCCCCTTTAACAGGGCCCGCCAAGGCGTAATCGTGACCAAAACCGGAGTTCCGGCCTGTCTATTGACGCCAATTATTCGTGCTTATTCGGCGATCCATTGGATCGCGTTATCCGCTAGTCCTGTGAAGACGGACTGGGACGTTAGTTCCTCAACATTCGTTTTCTGGCGGCATAGGCCTCCAGTAATACCACCACTGACCGAGTAGCTCCCGCCAGTACACCTGGGTGCGCAGCATGGCCGACGCCGTGGGCAACCAGCCCAGCAGCCCGCCTTGTGCTCGCGGTAACAGCTCGTCAGCGCTACCCACGGCCAATGGCTGGACCTGCAGGCCGGCGCGGGCAAAGGCCCGGGCTGCGCGCGGCATATGCCACCAGTGGGTCACCAGGACGATGCTCTCAACACCGGAGTCATGGAGCATTGCTGCACTGTTAACGGCATTCTCCGCCGTGGTACGACTGCAATTCTCTTGCCAAGTCACCGGGCGCTGCAGCTGCTCCTTCATCATGACGGCCATCAGCTGCGCCTCCGCGTCCCGCTCTTCGGCGTATACACGCCCTCCCGAGACCAGTACCGGCAGCTGTGACGGGCCCTTTTGCACCGCCCAGAGCAGTCGCTCAAGGCTGGTGGCCGACAACCGTTCGTTACCGGTCTTCTCATCCCGGTAACGCCCCGCTCCGAGCACGACCACCGCCTGTGGGACAGCCTCGGCCGCGGTCGGCGCACGCCCGACCTGCTTGCCGAGCCAGTAAGAGAAGACCGGTGTCGCCGAAATCCACAGGACAGCGGCGGACAGAATAGCCACCGGCAGTGACAGTTTTGCGAAAATCGAGGACGAGGGCAGCAGCCACAGCAACAGTGCCAGCAACAGCCCCAGCAGCGGCGCCAGGGGAGGCATCACCAGTGTGGTCAGCGCAGCATGGGATTCCATCAGCGCTCGAGGCCACCACTGATCTGGCGGAATACGCCGTAGCCGCAGCGGTGGCAGGGTGTGATCTGGGCATTCTCCGGTGGCAGGGCCCGATAGCCACAACCCAGGCACTGCAGCTCTTCCCCGGCCGCCACCGTCTCTCCCGCCAGAGCCCAGGGCTGCCCCGCCTTGATACAGTGCATCAGCTTGGGCCAGGCGGTCTCGGTGGGGTCCGCCGCGTCCAGAAACCACTCACCGGCGCGTTCCTCCGTGGTCTTCAGCTCGCCACCGAGGCCACGCAGGTAGTCCGCGGCCCGGTGCAGGTCGTCCTTCAGCCAGGCGCGCAGAAACGCCATTTTGTTGGCCGTCAGGTCCTCCACGGCCAGCTCACCCTCGATCAGGTTTTCCAGATCCTGGCGCAGTTCTTCCGCCAGATCCTCCTCAGGGGGCAACTTCGGTTCCTTCGTCATGGCATCCCTCATATAATTCCGCGCTTTCCAGTGTACGAACAGGACTGGAATTCCCACTACGAATTGAGTCACAGAGTATAGGTTCCCGCCGATGGAAGAGCAG from Microbulbifer aggregans includes these protein-coding regions:
- a CDS encoding zinc ribbon-containing protein, which produces MTKEPKLPPEEDLAEELRQDLENLIEGELAVEDLTANKMAFLRAWLKDDLHRAADYLRGLGGELKTTEERAGEWFLDAADPTETAWPKLMHCIKAGQPWALAGETVAAGEELQCLGCGYRALPPENAQITPCHRCGYGVFRQISGGLER
- a CDS encoding YdcF family protein, translated to MESHAALTTLVMPPLAPLLGLLLALLLWLLPSSSIFAKLSLPVAILSAAVLWISATPVFSYWLGKQVGRAPTAAEAVPQAVVVLGAGRYRDEKTGNERLSATSLERLLWAVQKGPSQLPVLVSGGRVYAEERDAEAQLMAVMMKEQLQRPVTWQENCSRTTAENAVNSAAMLHDSGVESIVLVTHWWHMPRAARAFARAGLQVQPLAVGSADELLPRAQGGLLGWLPTASAMLRTQVYWRELLGQWWYYWRPMPPENEC